Proteins encoded by one window of Chrysiogenes arsenatis DSM 11915:
- a CDS encoding GGDEF domain-containing protein, with the protein MSHKFTVPFLHSITVRAVAYLCVCGFTLFSASFFVYLQLQENMTEERLVLHGKSFLDMLLKNTEDSINKGQRNTFQRVIDSFTKVNEIESVAMYGRNGLMNYHSNYVTVGKPFILRDGVLENPNVHLYESTQGRYQRNDWYLRDVHQTPQAREHIAQHNKAGRSCGQCHVLRDTDLRFREHFSYRIEKNQSHFYYELPVMSDCTRCHLNWKNGEIASWIRVTLNNDVIIDQKNENILSILVLSFMVSFPALILVILILHYVIKKPLSRTLQFAIDVANGKARNKLTEDGTNEISRLNQALNQMMMKIDSDFTRIMEAEEKLRMIANTDGLTGIPNRRHFDETLQKECARLARHYGVLSLIMIDIDYFKNFNDAYGHIAGDTCLQQIARILQESVHRAGDVVARYGGEEFACILPETDKTGAMAVATFIQQKIAALAIPHRHSQVADVITVSIGIISIPCHPNLLPGDIIGLADKQLYQAKHKGRNCISAHGER; encoded by the coding sequence ATGTCACATAAGTTTACCGTCCCCTTTCTGCATTCGATAACCGTTCGCGCAGTTGCCTATCTCTGCGTCTGTGGCTTTACGCTGTTCAGTGCTTCCTTTTTCGTCTACCTCCAGCTTCAAGAAAATATGACCGAAGAGCGGTTAGTTCTTCACGGGAAAAGCTTTCTCGATATGTTGTTAAAAAACACGGAAGACTCTATCAATAAAGGGCAACGCAATACCTTTCAACGCGTTATCGATAGCTTTACGAAAGTGAACGAAATCGAATCGGTTGCCATGTATGGCCGCAATGGCTTGATGAACTACCATTCCAACTATGTAACGGTAGGGAAACCCTTTATTCTGCGTGATGGGGTGCTGGAAAATCCCAATGTTCACCTGTACGAATCCACTCAAGGGCGCTATCAGCGCAATGATTGGTATTTGCGTGATGTTCATCAGACGCCGCAGGCACGCGAGCATATTGCACAACACAACAAAGCCGGGCGCTCTTGCGGCCAATGTCATGTGCTGCGCGATACCGATCTGCGCTTTCGTGAGCACTTTTCCTATCGTATCGAGAAAAATCAGTCCCACTTTTATTATGAGCTGCCAGTCATGTCTGACTGCACCCGTTGTCACCTGAACTGGAAAAATGGCGAAATTGCTTCCTGGATACGGGTAACACTGAATAATGATGTGATTATTGATCAAAAGAATGAAAATATTCTGAGCATTCTGGTGCTTAGTTTTATGGTCTCCTTTCCCGCACTCATCTTGGTTATTCTTATCCTGCATTACGTCATAAAAAAACCCCTGTCGCGGACGCTACAATTCGCCATTGATGTGGCGAATGGCAAAGCACGCAATAAACTGACAGAAGATGGCACCAATGAAATCAGTCGTCTCAACCAGGCGCTAAATCAGATGATGATGAAGATCGACAGCGACTTCACACGGATTATGGAAGCCGAAGAAAAACTGCGCATGATTGCCAACACGGACGGATTAACAGGCATCCCAAATCGACGTCACTTCGATGAAACACTGCAAAAGGAATGTGCCCGCTTGGCACGGCATTATGGTGTACTTTCATTGATTATGATCGACATTGACTACTTTAAAAACTTTAATGATGCCTATGGCCACATTGCGGGCGATACCTGCTTACAGCAAATTGCGCGGATATTACAGGAAAGTGTCCATCGTGCAGGCGATGTCGTGGCGCGATACGGTGGCGAGGAATTTGCGTGCATTCTGCCGGAAACAGATAAAACGGGAGCAATGGCGGTGGCCACCTTTATTCAGCAAAAAATTGCTGCGTTGGCGATTCCGCACCGCCATTCACAGGTTGCTGACGTGATAACGGTCAGCATTGGAATTATCTCTATCCCGTGCCACCCCAATCTGCTGCCAGGGGACATTATTGGTCTTGCGGATAAACAACTCTATCAGGCGAAACATAAAGGGCGAAACTGCATTTCGGCTCACGGGGAACGGTAA
- a CDS encoding ABC transporter permease — MNLSLQLRLAFRFLYRERKSRALQILSAALVLAVTALSTVLFLGDRVSSAMRYQALSMLGADITITSPQPLATEIVQTAYEKGLRFDQIAELPTMLFYRDEMVLVSLKAVSSGYPHRGAVLVSTALHDEPHRASTPPPAGTLWVEPGVLSLLGAQLGDSVEIGTLALQATHHIEQEPDRATGGFLSVNPRVIIGWGDLHAAELVVPGSRIQYRYLFSGDASQVSEFQAWVTAQLGPHQRILELSEEQPGIASALTRVRHYLALATVVTVLLSGIAIALAAHEYTRSQALGMALFRCIGASRAEITRHTVFQVLTIGVVASTVGLLLGYGLQMSFIAALRPLLPSIIPAASLWPVGIGYAAGIGVLGAFSLPSLFTLRTIPPIVLMRQQAYLAKPTLLLLLVAGGIAIGGLTFFAAPTVLVAALFLLAIMGLFLGYYLIVTLLLRLAKKSSTRIPTLLKAGLRSLVRHPAAAKTQIIAFTISFSALAIVTLLRTDLLATWVAQIPDDAPNYFAINIQPHETEPFLRVLSENGIDAVTLFPVVRGRLTGINGMPARQAVPESAQEDNTLRRELNLTWGDTLPAGNLVTAGTWETDRMDAQMPHVSLESGVAERLHLALGDTLEFTIGHQTVPAIVGSIRSVEWNSFQPNFYVIFPSGTLDTFATAYMTSIYIDPSKRHQVRELLRPFPSVTLFDVNHIVAQVDALLRQTMLVVEAVFLFVLAAGVILLFASILGSSAARLQENALLRSFGASRRYLYATNIGEFGILGFFSGILAALSAEAFTALLYGKLFDLTWSPQWIMWVTLIPAATVIIIGAGFLASYSVLRSNPLDLLRN, encoded by the coding sequence ATGAATCTCTCCTTACAACTCCGGCTCGCCTTCCGTTTTCTCTATCGCGAGCGCAAAAGTCGTGCATTGCAAATTCTAAGTGCCGCGTTGGTTCTCGCCGTTACGGCACTCTCAACAGTTCTTTTTCTTGGCGATCGCGTTTCCAGTGCTATGCGGTATCAGGCGCTCTCAATGCTCGGTGCCGACATCACCATCACCTCGCCACAACCGCTTGCCACGGAAATAGTCCAAACCGCCTATGAAAAGGGCCTGCGCTTTGACCAAATTGCGGAATTGCCAACCATGCTGTTTTACCGCGATGAGATGGTGCTTGTTTCACTCAAAGCCGTTTCCAGTGGCTATCCCCATCGTGGAGCGGTACTTGTCAGCACGGCTTTGCATGACGAACCACACCGCGCCAGCACACCACCGCCTGCCGGAACGTTGTGGGTAGAACCCGGGGTTTTATCTCTGCTTGGCGCGCAACTTGGTGACTCCGTCGAAATCGGAACACTCGCTTTGCAGGCTACTCACCATATTGAGCAAGAACCAGATCGGGCTACTGGCGGGTTTTTGTCCGTCAACCCACGGGTTATCATCGGCTGGGGCGATCTACACGCTGCGGAGTTAGTGGTTCCCGGCAGTCGCATTCAGTATCGTTATCTCTTTTCGGGTGATGCCTCGCAGGTCAGCGAGTTTCAGGCATGGGTAACAGCCCAACTTGGCCCGCATCAACGGATACTGGAGTTGAGCGAAGAACAGCCGGGAATCGCTTCAGCACTCACGCGAGTCCGTCACTATTTAGCACTCGCGACGGTTGTTACGGTACTCCTTTCCGGTATAGCTATTGCGCTGGCTGCGCACGAATATACCCGCAGTCAAGCACTTGGTATGGCGTTATTTCGTTGTATTGGCGCGAGCCGCGCTGAAATCACTCGCCATACCGTTTTTCAGGTTCTTACCATCGGCGTAGTTGCCAGTACGGTTGGGCTTCTGCTTGGATATGGCCTGCAGATGAGTTTTATTGCGGCATTGCGGCCATTACTCCCTTCTATCATCCCCGCCGCATCGCTGTGGCCAGTTGGTATTGGTTATGCTGCTGGAATAGGTGTGCTGGGCGCGTTTTCGCTCCCTTCACTGTTCACGTTGCGCACTATTCCGCCCATCGTATTGATGCGACAGCAGGCATATCTGGCAAAACCAACGCTTCTGCTTTTGCTGGTGGCCGGGGGCATCGCCATTGGTGGGTTAACATTTTTTGCCGCACCCACTGTGCTTGTCGCAGCTCTGTTTCTCTTGGCCATCATGGGGTTATTCCTTGGCTACTATCTGATCGTTACGTTGTTGTTACGTCTTGCTAAAAAGAGCAGCACGCGCATTCCTACACTGCTGAAAGCGGGGCTTCGCAGTTTGGTGCGTCATCCGGCAGCCGCAAAGACTCAGATTATTGCCTTTACTATCAGCTTTAGTGCACTGGCCATCGTCACGCTCTTGCGTACCGATCTCCTTGCTACGTGGGTCGCGCAAATCCCTGACGATGCGCCAAACTACTTTGCCATCAATATTCAGCCCCACGAAACAGAACCTTTTCTGCGTGTGCTGAGTGAGAATGGAATCGATGCGGTTACGCTTTTTCCTGTTGTGCGGGGACGTCTTACGGGGATTAACGGAATGCCTGCCCGCCAGGCTGTGCCGGAAAGTGCACAGGAAGATAATACGTTGCGGCGTGAACTGAATCTGACATGGGGTGATACACTCCCTGCGGGAAATCTGGTTACCGCAGGAACATGGGAAACAGACCGAATGGATGCTCAGATGCCTCACGTCTCGTTAGAGTCAGGCGTGGCGGAACGATTGCACCTCGCGTTAGGTGACACGTTGGAATTTACGATTGGCCATCAGACTGTGCCGGCGATCGTCGGCAGTATCCGCAGTGTCGAGTGGAACAGTTTTCAACCAAACTTCTACGTTATCTTCCCTTCAGGGACACTCGATACTTTTGCCACGGCGTATATGACCAGCATCTATATTGATCCATCCAAACGCCATCAGGTGCGGGAACTGTTGCGACCATTTCCTTCCGTAACCCTTTTTGACGTCAATCATATCGTGGCACAGGTTGATGCACTTCTGCGTCAGACGATGCTGGTGGTTGAAGCGGTTTTTCTCTTTGTGCTTGCAGCGGGAGTAATTCTTTTATTTGCCAGTATTTTGGGAAGTTCTGCAGCGCGCCTTCAAGAAAATGCACTCCTCAGAAGCTTTGGCGCTTCACGACGCTACCTGTACGCGACAAATATTGGTGAGTTTGGCATTCTGGGGTTCTTTTCGGGAATATTAGCGGCACTGAGTGCCGAAGCGTTTACCGCATTGCTGTACGGCAAACTCTTTGATTTGACGTGGTCGCCACAGTGGATCATGTGGGTTACGCTGATTCCTGCTGCAACGGTGATTATTATTGGGGCGGGATTTCTGGCCAGCTATTCTGTTTTACGGTCTAACCCGTTAGATCTCTTGCGAAACTGA
- a CDS encoding arylesterase — translation MRHGILFFCMILMAFSPALAVATPKPIILVLGDSLSAAYGIRQEEGWVSLLQHRLREQHFPHTVINASISGETTAGGVSRIHDLLAEHAPAVVIVELGGNDGLRGTPLQRIRQNITTIIQASQESGAKAILVGMQIPPSYGMRYTQSFAALYPEVAKRFNALLVQNFLESVGDTPQLMQSDRIHPTADAQPILLEKVWPLLYEAIQ, via the coding sequence ATGCGACATGGAATCCTCTTTTTTTGCATGATATTGATGGCATTCTCTCCTGCGCTAGCGGTTGCGACACCAAAACCAATCATCTTGGTGCTTGGTGATAGCTTGAGCGCTGCCTACGGAATACGTCAGGAAGAAGGCTGGGTGAGCTTACTACAGCACAGACTCAGAGAGCAACACTTCCCCCATACAGTTATAAATGCCAGTATAAGTGGCGAAACAACCGCAGGTGGCGTCAGCCGTATTCATGACTTACTGGCTGAACATGCCCCAGCGGTAGTGATTGTCGAGTTGGGCGGTAATGATGGTTTGCGCGGTACGCCGCTTCAGCGCATCCGTCAAAATATCACGACTATCATTCAAGCCTCACAAGAATCTGGAGCAAAAGCCATCCTTGTTGGCATGCAAATCCCTCCCAGTTACGGGATGCGATACACACAGAGTTTTGCGGCGCTCTACCCGGAAGTAGCCAAACGTTTTAATGCATTATTGGTACAGAACTTTCTGGAGTCAGTCGGTGATACTCCGCAACTGATGCAAAGTGATCGCATTCACCCAACAGCCGATGCACAGCCAATTTTGCTTGAAAAAGTATGGCCGTTGCTCTATGAAGCGATACAGTAA
- a CDS encoding transglutaminase-like domain-containing protein, protein MQIRVGYELEYSCPQPTPMILTLNVHSSRVADLVSVDHITTVPAVPLDQYRDGFGNWCSRLVAPEGDIRISTSAVIRDSGLPDEVDIFAQQHPIEDLPANTLVYLLGSRYCETDRLSEIAWQLFHHSPFGWERVQAICNFVHTHIRFGYEYSSPTKTAWEVFNDRTGVCRDFAHLAIAFCRCMNIPARYCTGYLSDIGMTPPYSVMDFAAWMEVYLGGRWHIFDPRNNERRCGRILIAQGRDAADAAISNTFGANTLKRFIVHRDEIPNS, encoded by the coding sequence ATGCAAATTCGAGTTGGTTATGAATTAGAATATAGTTGCCCACAACCGACACCGATGATTTTAACGCTCAATGTACACTCCTCACGGGTAGCCGACCTCGTCAGCGTCGATCACATTACGACCGTTCCAGCGGTTCCTCTCGACCAATACCGCGATGGCTTTGGCAATTGGTGCAGCCGCTTGGTCGCCCCAGAGGGCGATATCCGCATATCGACAAGCGCCGTTATCCGTGACTCCGGACTCCCAGACGAAGTCGATATATTCGCTCAACAACATCCAATAGAAGATTTACCCGCCAACACGCTCGTCTATCTCCTTGGGAGTCGCTATTGCGAAACCGACCGCCTTTCAGAGATCGCTTGGCAGCTCTTTCACCATTCTCCCTTTGGATGGGAGCGGGTTCAGGCCATCTGTAATTTTGTGCATACTCACATCCGTTTTGGTTACGAATACTCCAGCCCGACAAAAACAGCATGGGAAGTTTTTAACGACCGCACTGGCGTCTGTCGTGATTTCGCCCACCTCGCCATCGCTTTTTGCCGCTGCATGAATATCCCCGCTCGCTACTGTACCGGCTATCTCAGCGATATCGGCATGACACCACCGTACAGCGTGATGGATTTTGCGGCCTGGATGGAAGTGTATCTCGGAGGACGCTGGCATATCTTTGATCCACGCAATAACGAACGGCGCTGTGGTCGAATCCTGATTGCGCAAGGGCGCGACGCCGCCGACGCCGCCATCAGCAATACATTTGGCGCCAATACCCTGAAACGGTTTATCGTTCACAGGGACGAAATACCAAATTCATAA
- a CDS encoding CdaR family protein codes for MKEFFIDNLLAKVIAVFFAIILWAMVKGSDQGVSTLSIPLTFIDVPAEKSVISSANFVEVRLAGPRSLLSSNVLRQSRVEISVANAPLSQEQNITIEPSMVRVPFGLEVQSIRPSILEYRIEKVVAVLATITPTLIGTLSEEFDLERVTIKPQEITLAVPATEVANYKVVKTTPIDISTLKDSAVISTSIMIPSSISFSEQEITVAIDIKEKSLQRTLTQVPVITEKAFLPSPPFIKVTVEGRHSVVSAINPFALEAKVDTSGTVESIRGLENISAKIIAIEPRQIVLIDNESE; via the coding sequence TGGGCGATGGTAAAAGGGAGCGATCAGGGCGTTTCAACCCTCAGCATCCCTCTGACGTTCATTGATGTGCCTGCGGAAAAGTCGGTTATCAGCTCCGCTAATTTTGTCGAAGTTCGCCTCGCTGGTCCGCGCAGCCTCCTTTCCAGCAACGTGTTGCGCCAAAGTCGTGTTGAAATTTCGGTCGCCAACGCCCCACTGTCACAGGAACAAAACATTACCATTGAACCCAGCATGGTGCGCGTGCCGTTTGGGCTTGAGGTACAAAGCATTCGCCCGTCAATCCTTGAGTACCGCATCGAAAAGGTTGTCGCCGTCTTAGCCACGATTACTCCCACCCTGATTGGCACGTTGAGTGAAGAGTTTGATCTGGAACGGGTTACGATTAAACCGCAGGAGATTACGCTGGCGGTTCCCGCGACCGAAGTCGCGAACTACAAAGTCGTCAAAACAACCCCGATCGATATCAGTACACTCAAGGATTCGGCGGTTATCTCCACTTCCATCATGATCCCATCATCGATATCATTTTCGGAACAGGAGATTACGGTTGCGATTGACATCAAGGAAAAATCACTGCAACGGACGTTGACCCAAGTACCCGTTATCACCGAGAAGGCATTTCTCCCTTCGCCGCCCTTCATTAAGGTCACGGTCGAAGGTCGCCATTCCGTGGTCAGTGCCATCAATCCTTTTGCGCTTGAAGCCAAAGTTGATACGAGTGGCACGGTAGAAAGTATTCGGGGGCTGGAAAATATTTCGGCCAAAATCATTGCGATTGAACCACGCCAGATCGTACTCATCGACAACGAATCTGAGTAA
- a CDS encoding ABC transporter ATP-binding protein: MSHISLTSAAIACHNVSKTFTGSTETLSILAGVTLEIKQGDTIAITGISGSGKTTLLSILAGLDRPTAGEVWLNSQRIDQLDEEARAAVRRGTVGFIFQSFHLLPHLTALENVLLPLELTAHRNPHEQATEMLRRVGLAKRLHHTPQQLSGGEQQRVAIARAFAIHPAILFADEPTGNLDHDNGHLIADLLFTLNREHATTLVLVTHDLDLAKRCQRHVAMHNGTVQEVV; this comes from the coding sequence ATGTCGCATATTTCCCTCACTTCCGCTGCCATCGCCTGTCATAATGTGAGTAAAACATTTACCGGCAGCACTGAAACACTTTCTATCCTAGCTGGAGTAACACTCGAAATCAAGCAGGGCGACACTATCGCCATAACGGGCATATCAGGTTCAGGGAAAACTACCTTGCTCAGTATCCTCGCTGGACTCGACCGCCCAACTGCTGGCGAAGTGTGGCTGAATTCTCAGCGCATCGATCAGCTTGACGAAGAGGCGCGCGCCGCAGTTCGGCGCGGCACGGTCGGCTTTATATTTCAATCGTTCCATCTGCTGCCACACCTCACGGCGCTGGAGAATGTTCTGCTGCCACTGGAACTCACCGCTCACCGCAACCCGCACGAGCAGGCGACGGAAATGCTGCGGCGCGTCGGATTGGCCAAGCGGCTCCACCACACGCCGCAACAACTTTCTGGCGGTGAACAGCAACGGGTGGCGATTGCGCGAGCGTTTGCTATTCATCCGGCCATTCTTTTTGCCGATGAACCAACCGGAAATCTTGACCATGATAATGGTCATTTGATTGCCGACCTGCTGTTTACGTTGAATCGCGAGCACGCCACGACGCTGGTGCTGGTAACCCACGACCTTGATCTCGCCAAGCGTTGTCAACGTCATGTTGCGATGCATAACGGAACCGTTCAGGAAGTCGTATGA
- a CDS encoding N-formylglutamate amidohydrolase, with protein MNTNTSHPLLAHDEPPAFDILRANGSSPIVIVCDHASNRVPRCLQQLGLDPSQLEKHIAWDAGTANVARLLSAQLDATVILSNYSRLVIDCNRMPGSSGSIVTISDGVPILGNQHLSEAEQLRRQRELFFPYQQAIDELLQVRNPAKTLLVGLHSFTPSLGGQHRPWSIGVCYGKDRRLADQLLTLLPEYISGEIGNNQPYQIDSDIDFTLPHHTSKRGIQHVMLEIRRDEIATEAQTTHWAACLANALNSVT; from the coding sequence ATGAACACCAACACCTCTCATCCGCTCTTGGCACACGACGAGCCACCAGCCTTTGACATACTACGTGCGAACGGTAGCAGCCCTATCGTAATCGTCTGCGATCATGCTTCCAATCGTGTTCCACGTTGCTTACAGCAGCTCGGGCTTGACCCATCGCAACTCGAAAAACATATTGCGTGGGATGCGGGTACGGCCAATGTCGCTCGGCTCCTTTCAGCGCAACTTGACGCCACGGTGATTTTGTCCAACTATTCGCGCCTTGTGATTGACTGCAACCGGATGCCGGGCAGCAGCGGTTCGATAGTAACCATCAGTGACGGGGTGCCCATTTTGGGCAATCAACACTTGAGCGAGGCCGAACAGCTACGTCGTCAACGTGAGCTGTTTTTCCCGTACCAACAGGCCATTGACGAACTGCTCCAAGTTCGCAATCCGGCCAAAACTCTCCTGGTAGGTTTGCATAGCTTTACTCCGAGTCTAGGTGGTCAGCACCGCCCGTGGAGCATTGGTGTATGCTACGGCAAAGACCGGCGGCTAGCCGACCAACTCCTCACGCTTCTACCGGAGTACATTTCAGGAGAGATAGGCAACAACCAGCCTTACCAGATTGACAGCGACATCGACTTTACCCTACCGCATCACACCAGCAAACGGGGCATACAGCACGTCATGCTGGAAATCCGGCGTGACGAAATCGCTACGGAAGCCCAGACAACCCATTGGGCCGCTTGCCTGGCAAACGCGCTGAATTCAGTAACGTAG